The segment GTAAACATGATACGTTTTATGCTCTACTCCTACTGATTTGGAAGCGCCTTTCTTTCCGTCAACCTTCAGTTCGCGTTCGTATAAAATGAAATCGGGTTCATCCGTCAAGTACTTGATCTTATAAAAGTTCAGGCCGGCCAAACGCTTTTTCTCCGAAGAAACCATTTCACGGTCAGATCCCCAATCATCGATAATCATGTGAAAGTTCGGGCCCACCATCAATTCCCATTTGAAATCATCTTCTACGTGAATCACCTCAGGTTGTGTGGATGCACCGATATTCGCAGTTTCATCCGGTAGCATGATCATAACCGGAATATCGTATGGCTTCATGGAAAACCCTTGAAATTCATACAATTCCTCATCAGTCAATTCTTTACTTTCTTCTGAATCACCGCAGCGAACTGCAAGAAATGAAAGGGTTAAAAGCAATAAAAAGAGTGGAAATTTTTTCATACCTGTTTTATAATTATCCATCTGAATCAGACCTCAAACGGAGAAGTAATTAGGACAAATATAGTTTTTTTATCAATTTTGACCCAAAATGATGGTTTCAATTAATAGCAGCTCACCGGTTTGCTTTTAACGATCCGGTTGACAACATATTGAAGGGGTAAAAGTTATGGCAGGATACAAAATCCGGGACTTGGAAATTCTAACGGGAATTAAAGCACATACGATCCGGATGTGGGAAAAAAGATATGGCCTGCTCACTCCTCAAAGAACCACCACCCATATACGGACTTATTCTGATGACGAACTGCTTTTACTCTTAAACATCTCTTTATTAAACAAAAAAGGAATCAAGATCTCCAGGATTGCAGAAATGAGCACCCGCCAGATTTTTGACACCTCCAGATCGATACACGACTCAAGGGATGTTGATACGGCGATCGAAGAATTCATTGTTTCCGTTTTGCAGCTGGACGAACACCTGTTCAATAAAACATTCCGCGAGCTGAACCAAAAAGCACCTTTATCCGATATTTTTTCAGAACACATTATCCCATTTCTCAATCGGATCGGTATCATGTGGATGGTAGGAACTATTAATCCGGCACAGGAACATTTCATTTCCAACCTGATCCGGCAAAAAATCATAGCTGCCATCGATCAATTACCCATTCCCGATCCGAACGCAGAAAAAATCATTATTTACCTGCCGGAACACGAATGGCACGAAATCAGCCTGCTGGTTTATCATTATCACCTCCGCTCAAAAGGCATCAACAGCATTTATCTCGGCCAGGCTTTACCCTATGATGCTTTGATTAAAACGGTGGAAACATTAAAACCCAAAGGAATTGCATCCAGCTGGCTTACAGCAATCGAACCTCAAAAAATACTGGATTATTTCATACAACTCGAAAGAGATCTCGGTCATTTAAAGATCATTGCCGGTGGTTATCAGATCGATCA is part of the Fluviicola sp. genome and harbors:
- a CDS encoding MerR family transcriptional regulator: MAGYKIRDLEILTGIKAHTIRMWEKRYGLLTPQRTTTHIRTYSDDELLLLLNISLLNKKGIKISRIAEMSTRQIFDTSRSIHDSRDVDTAIEEFIVSVLQLDEHLFNKTFRELNQKAPLSDIFSEHIIPFLNRIGIMWMVGTINPAQEHFISNLIRQKIIAAIDQLPIPDPNAEKIIIYLPEHEWHEISLLVYHYHLRSKGINSIYLGQALPYDALIKTVETLKPKGIASSWLTAIEPQKILDYFIQLERDLGHLKIIAGGYQIDQLGSALSKNIRRIHTLSDLEQLIR